ggtgtcctaatcaaaattaatttcaatcaacattaatcgacacaaagaaaagcttctgccaaccttgtgtaatgaatgacaagatgcgagtggaggtgaaaaatcgatatgttaacaaaaataatagaagatgatgaatcatcttccaattattaatcttatacgggagggtactttgtggttaaatttgaaacatttgtgaaaatgtgaatattaacagtagaaaacagcaaacactgcacgctatgatttttcaggaaattgccactgttaacactattgtaatctatgatttatctcagtttttgacattcataacttatgataaattctagcatagaattatgatcatacacacatattttaaatatgtattatattatgtaatagtatgactatttattttatcggttgcaaacaatatctttgtctgtcatagaatgcatgatttagcacatatataacaacaaaatgattttagataatttagagaataaaaatgtgaaaaattagtttcatcgcatgtcaaaacaatagacaaaattgattgtttcgagcgccatagtgtgaataagaaaGCAGTAccgtaggcctactactgtattttactgtttactatggtgaagagtcagccacgccgtaccgcgtcgactgtttccccttccacagcatcaaatcaaatcgcaaataaataacaatatacatcaatggatccgcaatgaatgtggctacattaattatttgtctaatttcctttagattatttgcttcgaagttaatcggagaaaacaaaaatgaaatcgagaaacccctaaattttacatatatattattttatcaaggaaactgttcgatttattgagggaaTGGACgcgactaatattttagtccataatgtaacgaatcgaatgacatatgatagatttttttccgatcaatggttacagagataattgatttccagtttgctgtttaatatggctaagagagtcagccgcgccgttccgcgtcgactgtttccccttccacggcgtcaaatcgaatcgcaaatacataacaatatacatcaatggatttgcaatgagagtggctacattaattattcggctcattttcctttaagagcacttgtttcgaagttaatcgaagaaaacaaaaaaatcaaaccACAAACCCcctgaatttttacatatatattattttatcaagaaaactgtcaattttaatggaaaaatgaatataactaataatgtagtccataatgtaacaaatcgaatgacatataatagaactgtttccgatcaatggttacagatataattgattttccgtgtttacctgcatttttcatgttttagggggctggggcggaaagctccaaggggatttcttgggacttttgggagaatgaccctctgggagggctctatcgatggtgggaaattcagcttttatttaattttcggatcgaaactgcttttttggaccttcattgactgggctattagaCGTGGTGATActgatgatgcgtcaatagttatttgtgcaactagtgcgcaaagtgacagtttgctgcaccgaaagaaacgtttacgcccgagccgtaggcgagggcggaatggtttcttgagtgcagcagaggaactttgcgcacatatttcacattaagtttttcctacagttaccattgaatatgaaaagtgggtaattatgggtaaaattgcctgaaatgcatcaaatgtttttctgtgtaattttattattgataaaaaccttaatttattgtcaaattgaataaaaatgttgtccttggttataatatatgattaataattagcgcattgtgcttggttgcacctccgctcactatagcagccacagcagtcactgttaccaacttcattttgattttgctgcactgttgctccatataacctattaagtattttgcgttgtcatgttgaaaatctggagtgcagaaaaatttttcccgcactagagcggaaaagtgattctttgcgttctgtaatcagtgcagcaatggccacttttcaacgtaactgtaggaaaacataattttcctatcccatatgtgtttaagccagctctttactttatatagatgatactagcaagaacccgtgcttcgcaaggatctattttaaaacttgacaaaatgaaaacttgacgtaataaaattttgaagaattgagaataggcctataaccatccttggttaattaagaatctataagcaaaattttaagttaattagtccagtagttcagacgtgatgatgcgtcaaacataattttcctatcccgtacgtgcataagccagctctttactttatataattattatagatatagttaacgattgcaagagataggactgtggaacagaatagtggtgaaactatgatagcgccagaagtgtctcaaacacaataccgtaatagtaggtactacatgaactttttgaaattgatttgaaaaaatgttaaaacaacagaactgaatccttatcattctaccttcatttaaaGAGGCTTTTGTCTGAATTTCATCAATCCaattatgccaatatttagtacctatttcgtactatttagtaccaacaataaaaattttcttttctcAAAGGTTACAGAGTTATTGCATGTAATAGCAGGGGTCAATGACCTCTGCCCATGGGCATGTCACTggcccggctatgtctgaatttcaacaaaataattatgcCAATATTCAGcacctatttcgtactatttagtaccaCCATTAAAAACATTTGTAGTTGTACCCTCAAGTAGAGCTTGCACTACGTCGGTGGAgcggcgcggcgcggcgcggctatgtctgaatttcaacaaactaaTGATGCCAATATTTAGTATCCATTTTTTaccattattaaaaacatttgcACCTCCAAGTAGAGCGTGCACTACGAAGGTGGAGCGGCGCGACGCGGCacggctatgtctgaatttcaacaaactaaTGATGCCAATATTTAGTATCCATTTTTTaccattattaaaaacatttgcACCTTCAAGTAGAGCGTGCACTATGAAGGTGGAGCGGCGCGACGCGGcgcggctatgtctgaatttcaacaaactaatgatgccaatatttagtatccattttttactatttattaccattattaaaaatatttgtaccTTAAAGTAGAAcgtgcactaggtcggtggAGTGGCACGGAGAATTTTTGATCTCGAATTAGATACATATGATCAAGTGTAGGCTACCTCCATGCACTTGGACCGCGGCGCGGATCCCGAAGAGTCTCTGAACTTGACGAGGAACGGCGTCTTGCCGCGCTGCGATCGTAGTGCACGGACCTTCCATCCTCTCTCTTGCGCGCCCCACCTCGCCGCTCCACCGACAGAAATGGTATAGGTATTTCCACAAGTATAAAATTGGGCATACACAATACTAGATTggaaaactaaaaaattgaaacttttcattttattgacATCACACTTAAATCTCAATAATTCACCACCTATTTTATTGCatcatgaacatttttcaaatgtagaaTTGTTGAAATGAGTACATTGACAAGAAAGATACGTTTTGGCACTTATAGGAACTATAATGAGGAATTTCTCAGTTACTATACATGAAATATAATagtattcacaatttttataggagggtactttgtggttaaatttgaaacatttgtgaaaatgtgaatattaacagtagaaaacagcaaacactgcacgctatgatttttcaggaaattgccactgttaacactattgtaatctatgatttatctcagtttttgacattcataacttatgataaattctagcatagaattatgatcatacacacatattttaaatatgtattatattatgtaatagtatgactatttattttatcggttgcaaacaatatctttgtctgtcatagaatgcatgatttagcacatatataacaacaaaatgattttagataatttagagaataaaaatgtgaaaaattagtttcatcgcatgtcaaaacaatagacaaaattgattgtttcgagcgccatagtgtgaataagaaaGCAGTAccgtaggcctactactgtattttactgtttactatggtgaagagtcagccacgccgtaccgcgtcgactgtttccccttccacagcatcaaatcaaatcgcaaataaataacaatatacatcaatggatccgcaatgaatgtggctacattaattattcgtctcattttcctttaagagcacttgtttcgaagttaatcgaagaaaacaaaaaaatcaaatcacaaaccccctgaatttttacatatatattattttatcaaggaaactgttcgatttattgagggaaTGGACgcgactaatattttagtccataatgtaacgaatcgaatgacatatgatagattttttccgatcaatggttacagagataattgatttccagtttgctgtttaatatggctaagagagtcagccgcgccgttccgcgtcgactgtttccccttccacggcgtcaaatcgaatcgcaaatacataacaatatacatcaatggatttgcaatgagagtggctacattaattattcgtctcattttcctttaagagcacttgtttcgaagttaatcgaagaaaacaaaaaaatcaaatcacaaaccccctgaatttttacatatatattattttatcaagaaaactgtcaattttaatggaaaaatgaatataactaataatgtagtccataatgtaaaaaatcgaatgacatataatagaactgtttccgatcaatggttacagatataattgattttccgtgtttacctgcatttttcatgttttagggggctggggcggaaagctccaaggggatttcttgggacttttgggagaatgaccctctgggagggctctatcgatggtgggaaattcagcttttatttaattttcggatcgaaactgcttttttggaccttcattgactgggccattagacgtgatgatactgatgatgcgtcaatagttatttgtgcaactagtgcgcaaagtgacagtttgctgcaccaaaagaaacgtttacgcccgagccgtaggcgagggcggaatggtttcttgagtgcagcagaggaactttgcgcacgtatttcacattaagtttttcctacagttaccattgaatatgaaaagtgggtaattatgggtaaaattgcctgaaatgcatcaaatgtttttctgtgtaattttattattgataaaaaccttaatttattgtcaaattgaataaaaatgttgtccttggttataatatatgattaataattagcgcgttgtgcttggttgcacctctgctcactatagcagccacagcagtcactgttaccaacttcattttgattttgctgcactgttgctccatataacctattaagtattttgcgttgtcatgttgaaaatctggagtgcagaaaaatttttcccgcactagagcggaaaagtgattcttcgcgttctgtaatcagtgcagcaatggccacttttcaacgtaactgtaggaaaacataattttcctatcccatacgtgtttaagccagctctttactttatagatgatactagcaagaacccgtgcttcgcaaggatctattttaaaacttgacaaaatgaaaacttgacgtaataaaattttgaagaattgagaataggcctataaccatccttggttaattaagaatctataagcaaaattttaagttaattagtccagtagttcagacgtgatgatgcgtcaaacataattttcctatcccgtacgtgcataagccagctctttactttatataattattatagatatagttaacgattgcaagagataggactgtggaacagaatagtggtgaaactatgatagcgccagaagtgtctcaaacacaataccgtaatagtaggtactacatgaactttttgaaattgatttgaaaaaatgttaaaacaacagaactgaatccttatcattctaccttcatttaaagaggcttttgtttgagccgaatgggaatctatttattaaaaaatgaatgtctgtttgtgtgtttgcttgtatgtttgttccctgtagtcttgaaaactacttgacataacggcatgaaactttgggaatatgttgtgtgaatattggggatggtttctgaacagaaatttcaataggggggctaataataattattatttattaatccattttacagacatatgttttcgaaatttttggccgagcggctactgaagaacgaaaagatgatcatgattcaagatcatattgtgataatatgatttagcatctgaagttaccagctgtaatataTCAcactgtgataaattattttgtattggtattaaaacggtattttggagttgaagtgtagttgataatggttccttagaagacctatacaaataattatcactcccctatcattgagaaactggaaaatattgaaaaaaattattcacctaatgaaagagagtatatatacAAGGTGGGGCAGAGCCGACTGACAAGTTTGGAGGGGGCACTGCTCAGCCTGTGGTGGGAGTAGGCAGGCTCGGTGGGCGTCATTGTACAGTCCCAGGAGAATAGTTTTTAGTGTGCATCATGAATTGGATGGGAGAGCATCGCGGTTATGTTGTTTGCGCTTTTTACGAAAATCAACATTCGATTATCGCAGTTCAACGGGCGTTTCGACGACATTTTAACATTCCTGTCCACAAACCCGTCCCATCTGTGAACTCTATCAGAGCGTGGGTTCGTCAACTCGAGAAAACTGGTAGTACACGACAAGAAAGAAGACATGGCGCACCAAGAACAGTGAGAACTCCCGAAAACATTGAAATTGTGAGAGCAGCAGTCAAGCAATCACCAAGGCGTTCTGCACGCAGGCATGCAATAGCTTTGGGGATGTCCAGCCGTTCAATTAGGAGGATTCTTCATGAACATTTGTTTTTTCATCCATATAAAATCATGATTGTGCAAAAATTAAATGCCACCAATTTTTTGAACCATAAAAATTGTTGCAAGGAAATGCTTCAATGCATCCCGGCAATGGCGACTCTTTTCTGCAGTGACGAGGCTCATTTTCATCTGTGTGGAGCTGTCAACAAACAAAACTTCTGGTACTGGGCAGCAAATAACCCTCGACAACTTCatgaaagaccacttaattcaCCAAAAGTGACAGTTTGGTGTGCCGTTTCTCAATTTGGAGTGATAGGGCCATACTTCTTTGAAGATGACAACATCACCATCACTGTCACCTCCGAGCGTTATGTCACAATGTTACAAACGTTTCTGCAACCCAAATTGGAAGAACTTGCTGAGGAACAAGACTTGGGGGAAATATGGTTTCAGCAGGATGGGGCTACAGCCCACACAGTGCGCATTTCAATGGATTTGTTGAGAGAAATGTTCCCAGGGCGACTTATCTCTCTGAGGGGGGACGTGAAGTGGCCGGCACGCTCTCCCGATTTGAGTGTCTGTGACTTTTTCCTGTGGGGCTACCCCAAAGAAAAGGTTTTCAAACATCGCCCACACACTTTGGAAGAGCTTAAGGAGAAAATCAGGGAGGAGATTCAGGCCTTACCGGTGGCAATATGCCAAAAtgtgtttgaaaatttcaaaaataggcTACATCAGTGTATAGCTGCTGATGGCCGCCATTTAAccgatataattttcaaaaactaacactaaaaactatttttcGAGCTGAATTCAATAAACCAAACCATTTTTTTCTAAGTTTCTC
Above is a window of Nilaparvata lugens isolate BPH chromosome 4, ASM1435652v1, whole genome shotgun sequence DNA encoding:
- the LOC120351044 gene encoding uncharacterized protein LOC120351044, which codes for MATLFCSDEAHFHLCGAVNKQNFWYWAANNPRQLHERPLNSPKVTVWCAVSQFGVIGPYFFEDDNITITVTSERYVTMLQTFLQPKLEELAEEQDLGEIWFQQDGATAHTVRISMDLLREMFPGRLISLRGDVKWPARSPDLSVCDFFLWGYPKEKVFKHRPHTLEELKEKIREEIQALPVAICQNVFENFKNRLHQCIAADGRHLTDIIFKN